One genomic segment of Acinetobacter oleivorans DR1 includes these proteins:
- the ispD gene encoding 2-C-methyl-D-erythritol 4-phosphate cytidylyltransferase — MRHLHPQISRTKLWAVIPAAGSGSRFSKTELKQYQYIQDRTVLEHTIGRISQLPLNGYVLAIGGQDTFAQTLAFQNIDKAHFCIGGAERVHSVLNALNHLLNFADENDWVLVHDAARPCVTLDCLNALVANAIESNESAILAIPVRDTLKQVKSGNQIDKTVSRDLLWQAQTPQITKIGKLKKAIEHALENNVTITDEASALEYMGETVQVVMGRSDNIKITYPDDLELARLILQSQS; from the coding sequence ATGAGACACCTGCATCCCCAGATATCCCGGACTAAATTGTGGGCAGTAATTCCAGCTGCAGGATCAGGAAGTCGTTTTTCTAAAACTGAATTGAAGCAGTATCAATATATTCAGGATAGGACTGTTTTAGAACATACGATTGGCCGTATAAGCCAACTTCCATTAAATGGTTATGTTTTGGCAATTGGTGGACAAGATACCTTTGCTCAGACTCTAGCATTTCAAAATATAGATAAGGCGCATTTTTGCATTGGTGGAGCTGAGCGAGTTCATTCAGTTTTAAATGCGTTAAATCATCTTTTAAATTTTGCTGATGAAAATGATTGGGTCCTTGTGCATGATGCGGCTCGCCCTTGTGTAACCCTTGATTGTTTAAATGCACTTGTTGCAAATGCAATTGAATCAAATGAGAGCGCTATTTTAGCAATTCCTGTTCGTGATACTTTAAAGCAGGTTAAGTCAGGCAATCAAATTGATAAAACAGTTAGCCGAGATTTATTATGGCAAGCTCAAACTCCTCAAATTACTAAAATCGGTAAACTAAAAAAAGCAATTGAACACGCTTTAGAAAATAACGTCACTATTACCGATGAGGCAAGTGCACTCGAGTATATGGGTGAAACTGTACAGGTTGTAATGGGGCGTTCGGATAATATAAAAATTACCTATCCCGATGATTTAGAACTTGCACGTTTGATTCTGCAATCTCAGTCATAA
- a CDS encoding 3-oxoacid CoA-transferase subunit A, translating into MIDKSKSSLSEVLSQIKDGATILIGGFGTAGQPAELIDGLIELGVKDLTIVSNNAGNGDYGLAKLLKAGSVKKVICSFPRQSDSYVFDELYRAGKVELEVVPQGNLACRIQAAGMGLGAVFTPTGFGTLLAEGKETREIDGKDYVLEYPIKADFALIKAYKGDRWGNLVYRKSARNFGPIMAMAADVTIVQVSEVVELGGLDPEHIITPGIFVQHVVQVQPAQ; encoded by the coding sequence ATGATTGACAAAAGTAAGTCCTCTCTAAGCGAGGTACTATCGCAGATTAAAGATGGCGCGACCATTCTGATTGGTGGTTTTGGTACCGCAGGACAACCCGCTGAACTCATTGATGGACTGATTGAACTCGGTGTTAAAGATTTAACGATTGTTAGTAATAACGCCGGTAATGGCGATTATGGTCTGGCTAAACTGCTTAAGGCTGGTTCAGTTAAAAAAGTGATCTGTTCTTTCCCACGTCAGTCAGACTCTTATGTTTTTGATGAATTGTACCGTGCCGGAAAAGTCGAGCTTGAAGTAGTTCCGCAAGGTAATCTGGCTTGCCGTATTCAGGCAGCAGGTATGGGACTTGGTGCTGTGTTTACCCCAACAGGTTTTGGAACACTTTTAGCTGAAGGCAAAGAAACCCGTGAAATTGATGGTAAAGATTACGTACTCGAATATCCGATCAAGGCGGACTTTGCCTTGATTAAAGCTTACAAAGGCGACCGCTGGGGCAATCTGGTTTACCGTAAATCTGCACGTAACTTTGGTCCGATTATGGCCATGGCTGCTGATGTCACCATTGTTCAGGTGTCTGAAGTGGTTGAGCTAGGTGGATTAGATCCAGAGCACATCATCACCCCAGGTATCTTTGTACAGCACGTTGTACAAGTACAGCCCGCACAGTAA
- the ftsB gene encoding cell division protein FtsB, with translation MLEVFRSTSSKLILLLVIVLVAILQYQFWLGEGGYIPHQALMQQIQQQAEVNEELKERNRILAAEVFDLKNGTEAIEEHARLDLGLVKPHETFVQMSTISTHYKPIYIDPNAKVDLETNETPASPDIPD, from the coding sequence ATGTTAGAAGTATTTCGATCCACTTCAAGCAAACTGATATTGCTACTTGTTATTGTTTTAGTAGCTATTCTGCAATATCAATTTTGGTTAGGTGAGGGTGGCTATATCCCTCATCAAGCTCTTATGCAACAAATTCAGCAACAAGCTGAGGTAAATGAAGAGCTTAAAGAACGAAACCGTATTTTGGCAGCAGAGGTTTTTGACCTGAAAAATGGTACAGAAGCAATAGAAGAACATGCTCGCCTTGATCTTGGTTTGGTTAAACCTCACGAGACATTTGTTCAAATGAGTACGATCAGTACCCATTACAAACCTATTTATATTGACCCGAACGCTAAAGTTGATTTGGAAACGAATGAGACACCTGCATCCCCAGATATCCCGGACTAA
- the pcaF gene encoding 3-oxoadipyl-CoA thiolase gives MTLKNAYIIDAIRTPFGRYAGGLAPVRADDLGAVPIKALMQRNPNVDWEQVDDVIYGCANQAGEDNRNVGRMSALLAGLPYQVPATTINRLCGSSLDAIAIAARAIKAGEANLVIAGGVESMSRAPYVMGKSDSAFGRSQKIEDTTMGWRFINPKLKELYGVDTMPQTAENVAEQFNVNRADQDQFALVSQQRTASAQAKGFFSKEIVAVEIPQRKGDAVVIDTDEHPRASTTLEALSKLKPVVKADGSVTAGNASGINDGAAALLIASDEAVQAYNLKPRARIIASTAVGVEPRIMGFAPAPAIKKLLKQANLTLDQMDVIELNEAFAAQALAVTRDLGLPDGSDKVNPNGGAIALGHPLGASGARLVTTALNQLEQTGGRYALCSMCIGVGQGIALIIERV, from the coding sequence ATGACATTAAAAAACGCTTATATCATCGATGCCATCCGTACTCCATTCGGCCGTTATGCTGGTGGCCTTGCTCCCGTTCGTGCCGATGACCTTGGCGCTGTACCGATTAAAGCACTCATGCAGCGTAACCCAAATGTAGATTGGGAACAGGTCGATGATGTGATCTATGGCTGTGCCAACCAAGCCGGTGAAGATAACCGTAATGTCGGTCGTATGTCAGCACTGCTTGCAGGTTTGCCGTATCAGGTTCCAGCAACCACCATTAACCGTTTGTGCGGTTCTTCACTCGATGCGATTGCTATTGCTGCCCGCGCCATTAAAGCAGGTGAAGCAAACTTGGTGATTGCAGGTGGTGTAGAAAGCATGAGCCGTGCACCTTATGTGATGGGTAAGTCTGACAGTGCTTTTGGCCGTAGCCAGAAGATTGAAGACACCACCATGGGATGGCGTTTCATTAACCCTAAACTTAAAGAATTGTATGGTGTAGACACCATGCCCCAGACTGCCGAAAACGTCGCTGAACAGTTTAACGTGAATCGTGCAGATCAGGACCAGTTTGCCTTGGTGAGCCAACAACGCACCGCAAGCGCGCAAGCCAAAGGCTTTTTTTCTAAAGAAATCGTGGCAGTTGAGATCCCTCAGCGTAAGGGTGATGCTGTTGTGATTGATACCGATGAACATCCACGTGCATCAACCACCCTTGAAGCTTTAAGCAAACTTAAACCTGTTGTCAAAGCAGATGGTTCTGTGACTGCGGGGAATGCTTCAGGTATTAACGATGGTGCAGCAGCATTGCTGATTGCTTCTGATGAGGCAGTTCAAGCTTACAATTTAAAACCACGTGCCAGAATCATTGCTTCAACAGCGGTGGGTGTAGAACCACGCATTATGGGTTTTGCTCCGGCACCAGCCATTAAGAAACTACTTAAACAAGCCAACCTGACTTTAGATCAGATGGATGTGATTGAGCTCAATGAAGCCTTTGCTGCACAAGCTTTGGCCGTGACCCGTGATTTAGGTTTGCCAGATGGTTCTGACAAGGTGAATCCAAATGGTGGTGCAATTGCTTTGGGTCATCCACTTGGTGCATCAGGTGCACGCCTAGTGACAACAGCATTAAACCAGCTTGAGCAAACAGGTGGTCGTTATGCCTTATGTTCAATGTGTATTGGTGTAGGCCAAGGCATCGCATTGATTATTGAGAGAGTCTAA
- the pcaB gene encoding 3-carboxy-cis,cis-muconate cycloisomerase, which translates to MSHLYASLFYQKDVTDIFSDSSLITYMIQVEVALAQAQAKVGVIPQNAANTIAQVAEQAIEKFDFSALAVATGLAGNIAIPFVKQLTAIVKDVDEDASRYVHWGATSQDILDTACILQCRDALNIVEEQLQHCYTTALHQAKQYRYQVMIGRTWLQQALPITLGHKLARWASAFKRDLDRIQAMKSRVLTAQLGGAVGSLASLQDQGSLVVSAFAQQLNLTVPTSTWHGERDRIVEIASVLGMIVGNTGKMARDWSLMMQTEIAELFEPTAKGRGGSSTMPHKRNPVAAASVLAAANRVPALMSSIYQSMVQEHERSLGAWHAEWLAIPEIFQLCAGALTRTGEVLQGFEVSAEHMQQNLDCTNGLIMAEAVMMALAPKIGRLTAHHVVEAACKTAVAQKQHLSKVVSQLDEVKEHFSQTEILEIFKAENYLGNIQAQIDAVLQEAQGGDIK; encoded by the coding sequence ATGAGCCACTTATATGCCAGTTTGTTTTATCAAAAAGACGTCACTGACATCTTTAGTGACTCATCTTTAATCACATATATGATTCAGGTTGAAGTTGCGTTAGCTCAAGCACAGGCAAAAGTTGGCGTGATTCCTCAAAATGCGGCTAATACCATTGCCCAAGTAGCTGAGCAGGCAATAGAAAAGTTTGATTTTTCCGCTTTGGCTGTCGCAACAGGTTTAGCTGGAAATATCGCAATTCCATTTGTAAAGCAGCTTACGGCAATTGTTAAAGATGTTGATGAAGATGCTTCACGTTATGTGCATTGGGGCGCAACGAGTCAGGATATTTTAGACACAGCTTGTATTTTGCAATGCCGTGATGCGTTAAACATTGTGGAAGAACAACTTCAACATTGCTACACCACTGCATTACACCAAGCTAAGCAATATCGCTATCAAGTCATGATTGGGCGTACATGGTTGCAGCAAGCTTTACCAATTACTTTAGGGCATAAGCTTGCTCGCTGGGCTTCTGCATTTAAACGTGATTTAGATCGTATTCAAGCAATGAAATCACGTGTACTCACTGCTCAGTTAGGCGGTGCTGTAGGTTCATTAGCTTCTTTGCAAGATCAAGGTTCACTTGTGGTCAGTGCATTTGCTCAGCAGCTGAATCTGACTGTACCGACAAGCACATGGCATGGTGAGCGCGACCGTATTGTAGAAATCGCAAGTGTGCTTGGCATGATTGTTGGGAATACGGGCAAGATGGCACGTGATTGGTCACTCATGATGCAAACTGAAATTGCCGAATTGTTTGAACCAACTGCAAAGGGCCGTGGTGGTTCATCAACCATGCCTCATAAGCGGAATCCAGTTGCAGCAGCTTCAGTACTTGCAGCAGCAAATCGTGTACCAGCACTTATGTCTAGCATCTATCAAAGCATGGTGCAGGAACATGAGCGTAGCTTAGGCGCATGGCATGCAGAATGGTTAGCAATCCCTGAAATTTTTCAGCTTTGTGCTGGAGCATTAACTCGTACTGGTGAAGTTTTACAAGGTTTCGAAGTTAGTGCTGAGCATATGCAGCAGAACCTTGACTGTACCAACGGGCTGATTATGGCAGAAGCTGTGATGATGGCGCTTGCTCCAAAAATTGGACGTTTAACTGCTCATCATGTTGTTGAAGCAGCTTGTAAAACAGCCGTGGCTCAAAAGCAGCATTTATCTAAGGTTGTTAGTCAGTTAGATGAAGTAAAAGAACATTTTAGTCAAACAGAAATTTTGGAAATATTTAAAGCAGAAAACTATTTGGGCAACATTCAAGCTCAAATTGATGCTGTTCTGCAAGAAGCACAAGGAGGAGACATAAAGTGA
- a CDS encoding 3-oxoacid CoA-transferase subunit B yields MSYQKLSRDQIAKRVAQDIPDGAYVNLGIGLPTKIASYLPNDKDIFLHSENGLLAFGPPPAAGEEDPELINAGKEFVTMLEGGSFFHHGDSFAMMRGGHLDIAVLGAFQVAANGDLANWHTGAPDAIPAVGGAMDLAVGAKKVFITTDHVTKQGEPKIVAELSYPVTGKHCVDRIYTDLCVIDVTKDGLKVIEKVEGLSFDELQALTGATLIDATQG; encoded by the coding sequence ATGAGCTACCAGAAACTCAGCCGTGACCAGATTGCAAAACGTGTGGCACAAGATATTCCAGATGGCGCCTATGTAAACTTAGGCATTGGTTTACCAACCAAGATTGCAAGCTACCTACCTAACGATAAAGATATTTTTCTTCATTCTGAAAATGGCCTGTTGGCTTTTGGCCCACCACCAGCGGCAGGTGAAGAAGACCCTGAACTGATTAATGCAGGTAAAGAGTTTGTGACCATGCTTGAAGGCGGCAGCTTTTTCCACCATGGCGACTCATTTGCGATGATGCGTGGTGGACACCTTGATATTGCCGTGCTTGGCGCATTTCAGGTTGCAGCGAATGGTGATTTGGCGAACTGGCACACGGGTGCACCTGATGCGATTCCTGCGGTGGGTGGTGCGATGGATTTAGCTGTAGGTGCTAAAAAAGTATTTATCACCACAGACCATGTGACCAAGCAAGGTGAGCCGAAGATTGTGGCTGAGCTGAGCTATCCGGTTACGGGTAAACACTGTGTTGATCGTATTTACACTGACCTGTGTGTGATTGACGTGACTAAAGATGGTTTAAAGGTGATTGAGAAAGTGGAAGGTCTTAGCTTTGATGAGTTACAGGCTTTGACTGGTGCAACTTTGATTGATGCGACTCAAGGGTAA
- the pcaD gene encoding 3-oxoadipate enol-lactonase yields MKQLITNRQGKQLAVYTDGLKDAPALVLSNSLGTDHGMWQPQVDELKSHFNVITYDTRGHGESDVIAETSLQNLGEDVADILDALDIKKAHFCGISMGGITGLWLAIHYPERFLSITVANSAAKIGQAEAWLSRAESVEQNGLAELVKTTHTRWFSEKFDYQHNVVAQTTIQSLANTPAQGYANACRALAHADLRDEIAQIQIPVLLVAGTYDPVTTVADAEFMQNAIKNSQIAKLEASHLSNIEQPQRFTQELTRFIQQI; encoded by the coding sequence GTGAAACAGCTTATAACCAATCGACAAGGTAAACAGCTCGCTGTATATACCGATGGATTAAAAGATGCTCCAGCACTTGTGTTATCTAACTCGTTAGGAACAGATCATGGAATGTGGCAGCCGCAAGTAGATGAGCTTAAAAGTCATTTTAATGTCATTACATACGACACACGTGGTCATGGCGAAAGTGATGTGATCGCTGAAACATCTTTACAAAATTTAGGTGAAGATGTTGCTGATATTTTAGATGCCTTAGATATTAAAAAAGCTCATTTTTGTGGCATTTCAATGGGCGGAATTACAGGGCTTTGGTTAGCTATCCATTACCCAGAGCGCTTTCTAAGCATTACTGTCGCAAATTCGGCGGCAAAAATTGGACAGGCTGAGGCGTGGTTGAGTCGCGCAGAATCAGTAGAACAAAATGGACTGGCTGAATTGGTTAAAACTACGCATACACGTTGGTTTAGTGAAAAATTCGACTATCAACATAATGTGGTTGCTCAAACGACGATTCAAAGTCTGGCAAACACACCAGCACAAGGTTATGCCAATGCGTGTCGTGCTTTAGCACATGCTGATTTAAGAGATGAAATTGCACAAATCCAGATCCCGGTATTGCTGGTTGCAGGGACATATGATCCGGTAACTACAGTAGCAGATGCTGAGTTTATGCAGAATGCTATTAAGAACAGTCAAATTGCTAAATTGGAAGCATCTCATCTTTCTAATATCGAGCAACCGCAAAGATTTACTCAGGAATTGACTAGGTTTATTCAGCAAATCTAA